The Mauremys reevesii isolate NIE-2019 linkage group 1, ASM1616193v1, whole genome shotgun sequence genome has a segment encoding these proteins:
- the NRIP1 gene encoding nuclear receptor-interacting protein 1, translating to MTHGEELGSEMHQDSVVLTYLEGLLMHQAAGGSGTVVDKKPTGHSGEDQNFKISGNIFPNCQSNGPVVNTHTYQGSGMLHLKKARLLQSSEDWNAAKRRRLSDSIVDLNGKKEALLAGMVENVPKGKQDSTLLASLLQSFSSRLQSVALSQQIRQSLKEQGYSLSQDSLQVEKDVRCYGVATSRLKTLLKKRKAKDQKLDTTLPDVTTNLPKERFIESPHTGQNGSKVMNEPLSCAARLQAVASMVEKRSSPTASPKPSVACSQLALLLSSEAHLQQYSREHALKAQNANQIASERLAAMARLQESAQKDLGHFSLSKGMPSHLNGQMRSSTKTITNKSNMAPFQSPIGIVHSPPKNLGYKNTLERNHLKPSPSNSLLLHLLKSQNAPKQTKGHEQNERAGIFEDSSTPTTVDEYSDNNPSFTEDDSSDDESSHSNCLPIDLSFKQRTDKQDSGQPASLDNLTQPLFHNWDPKIPCLENSMENKEDKDTPKGSKLNPHQKVTLLQLLLGHKSEDNKEKDTDPQGPHSTADVAKFTVQTGKRTPVTESPSANRITPLSTPPLLLSTKADSPINLSHQSSLAVKRNSPPYACSIQPERLMNPASKHLIDLTKNKELQGTKLNRNESAQNSAAFSASKLLQNLAQCGMQTSMSGEEQRTSKQLLTVNTDTPVGLIDRLNSPLLTNVSGKFEENNKIFSCHPTPIEQGLPSSEIENLLERRTVLQLLLGTPNKGKSEKKERLLLKDESSQEQMDKALSEQILTVKVKTEPCEESNAPHIPNAQPVRERKGNKFHETTHSVQRNTGASPASEDLKPEPLSPEDFSFSKNGLLSRLLRQNQDSYPVDDLDRSHRNSELTLLDSKSLCIIPKKRKFHTEPSESPLKKVKSNVSGASNNRISPAETLYRPLLNQQELKFNRSDLEFKYAAGHGSNNDSENRSWSRDSKGFNVLKQLLLSENCERDFSQHRNNAVTEGKKKGNKNNVANNKPEFSVSSINALMGNPVQPNSCVDHRTFQYPVAVKSPASSPFSEHLGCTVSRPESDQFSVCPIPSEKGPIRWVITGMDKGEYEKDSPRLTKTNPILYYMLQKGGNSISSQEAHKDIWSEPSFTENSTPVTIKEELLPETEPKIPFHNLRSPYNSHMENKSSHQHNANGEGYGLLGKVLTIKREPE from the coding sequence ATGACTCATGGAGAAGAGCTTGGCTCTGAGATGCACCAGGATTCTGTTGTTCTAACTTACCTAGAGGGATTACTAATGCATCAAGCAGCAGGAGGCTCAGGTACTGTAGTTGACAAAAAGCCTACTGGGCATAGTGGAGAGGATCAAAACTTTAAGATTTCTGGAAATATATTTCCCAACTGTCAAAGTAATGGTCCAGTtgttaacacacacacatatcaggGATCTGGCATGTTGCATCTCAAAAAAGCAAGACTATTGCAGTCTTCTGAAGACTGGAATGCAGCAAAGAGAAGGCGGTTGTCTGATTCCATTGTGGATTTGAATGGAAAAAAAGAAGCTTTGTTAGCTGGCATGGTTGAAAATGTGCCTAAAGGCAAACAGGATAGCACATTACTTGCCTCTTTGCTTCAGTCATTCAGCTCTAGGCTGCAGAGTGTTGCTCTGTCACAACAGATTAGGCAGAGCCTCAAGGAGCAAGGGTATTCCCTCAGCCAGGATTCTTTACAAGTGGAGAAAGATGTAAGGTGCTATGGTGTTGCAACTAGTCGCTTGAAGACTCtgctgaagaaaagaaaagcaaaagatCAAAAGCTTGACACCACTCTGCCTGATGTAACAACGAACCTGCCTAAAGAGAGGTTTATAGAATCTCCACATACAGGGCAGAATGGATCCAAGGTGATGAATGAGCCTCTCTCATGTGCTGCAAGATTACAAGCAGTTGCAAGCATGGTAGAGAAAAGATCTAGTCCTACTGCTTCACCTAAACCCAGCGTAGCGTGTAGTCAGCTAGCTTTACTACTTTCAAGCGAAGCTCATTTGCAGCAGTATTCCAGGGAACATGCTTTAAAAGCACAAAATGCAAATCAGATAGCAAGCgagagacttgctgccatggcCAGATTACAAGAAAGTGCCCAGAAAGACCTTGGCCATTTCAGTCTGTCAAAAGGAATGCCAAGCCATCTTAATGGTCAAATGAGATCATCAACCAAAACAATAACTAACAAGAGCAATATGGCACCATTTCAGAGCCCCATTGGAATCGTTCATTCTCCTCCCAAAAATTTAGGATACAAAAATACATTGGAAAGAAACCATTTAAAACCATCTCCCAGCAACAGTTTGCTTTTACATCTTCTTAAAAGTCAGAATGCacctaaacaaacaaaagggcATGAGCAGAATGAGAGAGCGGGTATTTTTGAGGACAGTAGCACACCAACTACTGTGGATGAGTATTCAGACAACAATCCTAGTTTTACGGAAGATGACAGCAGCGATGATGAAAGCTCCCATTCTAACTGCCTTCCTATAGATTTATCTTTCAAACAGAGGACAGACAAACAAGATTCTGGACAGCCTGCTTCTCTAGATAATCTGACTCAGCCATTGTTTCATAATTGGGATCCAAAAATTCCATGTCTAGAGAACAGTATGGAGAATAAAGAAGATAAAGACACTCCTAAAGGTTCTAAACTGAATCCACATCAGAAGGTAACACTGCTTCAGTTATTACTTGGGCATAAGAGTGAAGATAACAAAGAAAAAGATACAGACCCTCAGGGACCACACAGTACAGCTGATGTGGCAAAATTTACTGTACAAACTGGTAAGAGGACTCCTGTGACAGAAAGCCCCAGTGCAAATCGAATAACTCCATTAAGCACTCCACCTTTGCTTCTTTCTACAAAAGCAGACTCTCCTATAAATCTCTCCCACCAATCTTCTCTAGCAGTCAAACGTAATTCACCACCATATgcttgcagcatccagccagAGAGGTTAATGAATCCAGCATCTAAACATTTGATAGATCTTACAAAAAATAAAGAACTTCAAGGAACTAAACTGAACAGAAATGAAAGTGCACAAAATTCTGCAGCTTTCAGTGCCAGCAAGCTGTTGCAGAACTTAGCTCAGTGTGGAATGCAGACTTCCATGTCAGGTGAAGAGCAGAGAACCAGCAAACAGCTGCTAACAGTAAATACAGATACACCTGTAGGGTTGATTGATAGATTGAATAGTCCTTTACTCACAAATGTATCAGGTAAATTTGAAGAGAATAACAAAATATTCAGTTGTCATCCTACACCCATTGAACAAGGACTTCCCAGTTCAGAAATAGAAAATCTCCTTGAAAGACGCACTGTCCTTCAGTTGCTTCTGGGAACCCCCAATAAAGGTAAAAGTGAAAAGAAGGAGAGGCTGCTTTTAAAAGATGAAAGCTCACAAGAGCAGATGGATAAGGCTTTGAGTGAGCAAATATTGACAGTGAAAGTAAAAACTGAACCTTGTGAAGAATCAAATGCTCCTCATATTCCAAATGCACAGCCAGTAAGAGAGCGTAAGGGTAACAAATTTCATGAAACAACTCATTCAGTGCAGAGAAACACAGGTGCCTCTCCAGCATCTGAGGACTTGAAACCTGAGCCTCTTTCACCtgaagatttttctttttcaaaaaatgGCTTGTTAAGTCGGTTGCTGAGACAGAATCAAGATAGTTACCCCGTGGATGATCTGGACAGAAGTCACAGAAATAGTGAACTGACACTTCTAGACTCAAAGAGCCTTTGCATCATTCCTAAGAAGAGGAAATTTCATACTGAGCCTTCAGAAAGTCcattaaaaaaggtaaaaagtAATGTGTCTGGTGCTTCAAACAATCGCATATCTCCTGCAGAGACATTGTATCGGCCTTTGCTTAACCAGCAAGAACTGAAATTCAACAGAAGTGATCTTGAATTTAAATATGCTGCTGGTCATGGTTCAAATAATGACAGTGAAAATAGGAGTTGGTCTAGAGATAGTAAAGGCTTTAATGTGTTGAAACAACTGCTTCTCTCAGAAAACTGTGAGAGAGATTTTTCACAGCATAGGAATAATGCAGTAACTGAGGGCaagaagaaaggaaacaaaaataatgTAGCAAATAATAAACCCGAATTTAGCGTTTCTTCAATAAATGCATTAATGGGAAATCCTGTGCAACCAAACAGTTGTGTGGATCACAGGACATTTCAGTATCCAGTAGCAGTGAAGAGTCCTGCTAGTtcccccttctctgaacatttggGATGTACAGTATCTAGACCTGAATCTGACCAATTTAGTGTTTGCCCCATACCCAGTGAAAAAGGCCCCATCAGATGGGTTATCACAGGAATGGACAAGGGTGAATATGAAAAAGACTCCCCACGACTGACCAAAACCAATCCAATATTGTATTACATGTTACAGAAAGGAGGCAATTCCATTAGTAGCCAAGAAGCACATAAGGACATTTGGAGTGAACCTTCATTTACGGAAAATTCAACTCCTGTTACCATAAAGGAGGAGTTATTACCTGAGACAGAACCTAAAATTCCTTTTCATAATTTAAGAAGCCCTTACAATAGCCATATGGAGAATAAGAGCTCCCATCAACACAATGCGAATGGAGAAGGGTATGGACTCTTGGGAAAAGTGCTAACAATCAAAAGAGAACCAGAGTGA